From a region of the Neobacillus niacini genome:
- the atzF gene encoding allophanate hydrolase, whose product MKSINVPQLLSIPELKGKYQSKELTPEDVIQEVVLRAEAEKEYNIWITPPAMERIKPYLEKLKQMDPEQTPLWGIPFAIKDNIDLAGIPTTSGCPEFSYTPNEHATVVTRLIEAGAIPIGKANLDQFATGLVGTRSPYGETKNSLNPELISGGSSSGSAVSVARGMAAFSLGTDTAGSGRVPAALNNLVGYKPSLGAWPIKGLVKACASLDCINVFAHSLSDALLVDEVVRGFESNDPWSKSIKRNPNTLPEKICLVQEPPIFYGPFAQEYKRAWEKAVARIGKLGIPIEYIDGSYLGEASAILYEGPWVAERWSELGEFITTHENAAFPVTETVLRSGAKPQHDAASLFKAMHKLQAFKQKAHQQLKNAVLVMPTCGGTWTREQVRSNPIETNSLMGLYTNHCNLLDLSAVAVPAQAAEENLPFGITLFSSSANEHLICGLADLFLHDRCSLQKKETTFVAVCGLHMRGFPLEKQMIEHGAVFIREAKTAPQYKMIKLPSQPSKPGLIRLNEPGSSIEVEVWEMPLSQFGSFVSLIPSPLGIGRVQLEGGSEIPGFICETSAAKTAEDISHTGGWRYASAALK is encoded by the coding sequence ATGAAATCAATAAACGTACCACAACTGCTATCCATTCCTGAGCTGAAGGGAAAATATCAATCGAAAGAACTTACTCCAGAAGATGTTATTCAGGAAGTTGTTCTTCGAGCAGAAGCAGAAAAAGAATATAATATTTGGATTACCCCGCCTGCGATGGAAAGGATAAAACCATATTTAGAGAAGTTAAAGCAAATGGATCCAGAGCAAACACCGCTCTGGGGTATCCCATTTGCCATTAAAGATAATATCGATTTAGCCGGTATTCCTACTACATCTGGTTGTCCGGAATTTTCCTATACACCGAATGAGCATGCGACAGTCGTTACGCGATTAATTGAGGCGGGTGCCATCCCAATTGGTAAAGCGAATCTTGATCAGTTTGCAACAGGTCTTGTAGGAACAAGAAGTCCCTATGGAGAAACAAAAAATTCGTTGAACCCTGAATTAATCAGCGGTGGTTCAAGCTCAGGGTCGGCTGTTTCTGTTGCACGAGGGATGGCCGCCTTTTCACTTGGAACGGATACAGCTGGATCGGGCCGTGTACCGGCGGCACTTAACAATCTTGTCGGTTATAAACCAAGCCTTGGGGCGTGGCCAATTAAAGGTCTGGTAAAAGCATGTGCTAGCTTGGATTGTATTAATGTGTTTGCTCATAGTCTTTCCGATGCTTTACTTGTGGATGAAGTGGTACGTGGGTTTGAAAGCAATGATCCATGGTCCAAGTCGATCAAACGTAACCCGAATACCCTTCCGGAAAAAATTTGTTTGGTGCAAGAACCTCCTATTTTTTACGGACCCTTTGCTCAGGAGTACAAAAGGGCATGGGAAAAAGCGGTTGCACGCATCGGAAAATTGGGTATCCCGATTGAATACATCGATGGAAGTTATTTAGGGGAAGCCTCCGCTATTCTTTATGAAGGACCATGGGTTGCTGAGCGCTGGTCAGAATTAGGGGAATTTATTACGACACATGAGAATGCCGCTTTTCCTGTGACAGAAACAGTCCTTCGTTCCGGAGCCAAACCACAGCATGATGCTGCTTCTTTATTTAAAGCGATGCACAAGCTTCAGGCATTTAAGCAAAAAGCCCATCAACAGTTAAAAAATGCGGTTTTGGTCATGCCGACATGCGGTGGTACATGGACGCGTGAACAAGTACGTAGCAATCCAATTGAAACCAACAGTCTCATGGGGCTATATACGAATCATTGCAATCTATTAGATCTAAGTGCTGTAGCGGTTCCGGCACAAGCTGCAGAAGAGAATCTACCATTTGGAATTACGTTGTTTTCTAGTAGTGCAAATGAGCATTTGATTTGTGGGCTTGCTGATTTATTTTTACATGACCGCTGCTCGCTGCAAAAGAAGGAAACGACATTCGTAGCGGTATGTGGACTGCATATGCGTGGATTTCCGCTTGAAAAGCAAATGATTGAACATGGAGCGGTCTTTATACGTGAAGCAAAAACTGCCCCTCAATACAAAATGATTAAACTACCTTCCCAACCATCTAAACCTGGCCTCATCCGCTTGAACGAACCAGGGTCATCTATTGAAGTAGAGGTTTGGGAAATGCCACTTAGCCAGTTCGGCTCGTTTGTCTCTCTGATTCCATCTCCGCTTGGAATCGGAAGGGTTCAGTTGGAAGGTGGCTCTGAAATACCGGGATTTATCTGTGAAACAAGTGCTGCCAAAACAGCAGAAGATATTTCACATACTGGGGGCTGGCGTTATGCCTCAGCGGCTTTAAAATGA
- a CDS encoding SDR family oxidoreductase: protein MKVLVTGVTGQLGSALLKQLKNTDYEVKITSRRKPENVNFEWVYCDFLTGEGLEEAVNDVDVVIHAATSPRKDSDIIDVSGFNKFLDTSQHIKHFIYPSIVGIEDIPMKYYRNKYQAEELLRNSSVPHTIVRATQFHSFVENLFLSKPLFKRYLVPGDIKIQSVDVDEFAAHLIRMINVGPQGKTEDFAGPEILTLREMAELKIKVNNESNKVASLSFPGKLYRALLNGKNTNDHRKVGKVTFEEFLITKGN from the coding sequence TTGAAAGTATTGGTAACTGGTGTAACGGGACAGTTAGGTTCAGCTTTGTTAAAACAACTGAAAAATACTGATTATGAAGTCAAAATAACATCGAGAAGAAAGCCGGAGAACGTAAATTTTGAGTGGGTTTATTGTGATTTTTTGACTGGTGAAGGTTTAGAAGAAGCTGTAAACGATGTAGATGTGGTTATTCATGCTGCAACAAGTCCAAGAAAAGATTCAGATATCATTGATGTATCTGGTTTTAATAAGTTTTTGGATACGTCTCAGCACATAAAACATTTCATTTATCCATCCATTGTCGGCATAGAAGATATTCCAATGAAATACTACCGGAATAAATATCAAGCTGAAGAACTGTTAAGAAACAGTTCTGTTCCACATACAATCGTTCGTGCAACTCAGTTCCATAGTTTTGTGGAGAATTTATTTTTATCCAAACCTCTTTTTAAAAGATACCTTGTACCTGGAGATATTAAAATTCAAAGTGTGGACGTTGATGAATTTGCAGCACATTTAATTCGAATGATTAATGTTGGGCCTCAAGGAAAAACAGAGGACTTCGCTGGACCAGAAATATTAACATTAAGAGAAATGGCTGAACTGAAAATAAAGGTTAATAATGAATCTAATAAAGTAGCAAGCCTCTCGTTCCCTGGTAAACTTTATAGAGCATTATTAAATGGAAAAAATACTAATGACCATCGGAAAGTAGGTAAAGTAACATTTGAAGAATTTTTGATAACTAAGGGGAATTAA
- a CDS encoding class I SAM-dependent methyltransferase — translation MINRLRVSFIFHLLRIKQPKVLEPMCGNGRMLIPFMEKGVDIEGFDISEDMLKVCRQKAEQLNLTPTVYCEKIEVFKSDKKYDLILIPFGSFSLLPDELAERGLNNLKAVLKDEGKILLTTITRYNGIEDIHEWIETNLKHSTRRPLLNIKRFILMRIIVY, via the coding sequence GTGATAAATCGACTGCGGGTGAGTTTTATCTTTCATTTGTTAAGGATAAAACAACCGAAAGTGTTAGAACCCATGTGTGGAAATGGGAGAATGCTGATCCCTTTTATGGAAAAGGGTGTAGATATTGAGGGATTCGATATTTCAGAAGATATGCTAAAGGTATGTAGGCAAAAAGCGGAACAGTTAAACCTGACGCCAACTGTTTACTGTGAGAAAATAGAAGTCTTTAAATCTGATAAAAAATATGACTTAATCTTAATTCCATTTGGTTCGTTTTCATTACTACCTGATGAGTTAGCAGAACGTGGTCTTAATAATTTGAAAGCTGTGTTAAAGGATGAGGGAAAGATATTATTAACAACGATAACGAGGTATAACGGAATAGAAGATATACATGAATGGATAGAAACAAACCTGAAACATTCGACCAGGAGACCATTGTTGAATATAAAAAGGTTTATTTTGATGAGAATAATAGTTTACTAA
- a CDS encoding cysteine hydrolase family protein → MNQALLVIDAQQELIEGNENEGSVFSKEELLKNINLVIEKAKEAEVLVVFVRDKDVAGGEGEGFQVHQKINIPPTSMIFDKKATNSFYGTGLLDYLRDHEIEHLVIMGCQTEYCIDSAVRTATINGFDVTLAADGHSTRDSSVLTAEQIIGHHNKTLHGHYNVDNFAVVRKSEEDLFQPIHNNYR, encoded by the coding sequence GTGAATCAAGCTTTACTCGTAATTGATGCCCAGCAGGAATTGATTGAGGGAAATGAAAATGAGGGCAGTGTTTTTAGTAAAGAGGAACTCTTGAAAAATATTAACTTGGTCATTGAAAAGGCAAAAGAAGCAGAAGTATTAGTGGTTTTTGTAAGGGATAAAGATGTGGCTGGCGGTGAAGGAGAAGGGTTTCAAGTTCATCAAAAAATTAATATTCCTCCTACTTCCATGATTTTTGATAAAAAAGCCACTAATTCATTTTATGGTACAGGTTTGCTAGATTACTTGAGAGATCATGAAATCGAACACCTCGTCATCATGGGTTGTCAAACGGAATACTGCATTGATTCGGCTGTGAGAACCGCGACCATCAATGGGTTTGATGTGACCTTAGCAGCAGATGGTCATTCTACAAGAGATTCATCCGTTCTAACTGCAGAACAAATCATAGGTCATCATAATAAAACATTGCATGGGCATTACAATGTCGACAACTTTGCAGTTGTTCGAAAAAGTGAAGAAGACTTGTTTCAACCCATTCATAATAATTACAGATAA
- a CDS encoding serine hydrolase domain-containing protein gives MNTKLEEIVSNIQRNVDFSGSVFVEDKDKVLVDKSFGYANRSDELENNSATRFGIASGCKLFTAIAICQLVQEGKISFDSTLTECLTNNFKHFDDKVTVHHLLTHTSGIPDYFDEDVMDNFEELWIKNPMYHIRKLKDFLPMFQNNPMMSKVGETFHYNNAGYILLGLIVEQASGLEFSDYVQKNIFNKAEMKQSGYFSFDSLPPNTALGYIDNPDGTWKTNIYSLPVKGGSDGGAFVTANDMAILWNALLNYQLLNETYTNKLLTIHTQVNETSFYGYGIWIKKTTDNNILKYHVMGYDPGVSFHSAYYPDLSIKVVICSNKSDGAFEIMSGIEQELTIANTL, from the coding sequence ATGAACACTAAGTTAGAAGAAATAGTTTCAAATATTCAAAGGAATGTTGATTTCTCAGGTTCGGTATTTGTTGAAGATAAGGATAAGGTTTTAGTAGATAAAAGCTTTGGTTACGCGAATCGTTCAGATGAATTAGAAAATAATTCTGCTACCCGTTTTGGAATTGCATCTGGTTGTAAACTCTTCACGGCTATAGCCATTTGTCAGCTTGTGCAGGAGGGGAAGATCTCTTTTGATTCTACATTGACCGAATGTCTTACTAATAATTTTAAACATTTTGATGATAAGGTGACTGTCCATCATTTGCTGACACATACATCGGGAATACCGGATTATTTTGATGAGGATGTAATGGATAACTTTGAGGAGCTTTGGATTAAAAATCCTATGTATCATATAAGAAAGTTAAAAGATTTCTTACCAATGTTTCAAAATAATCCAATGATGTCCAAGGTAGGAGAAACATTTCACTATAATAATGCTGGATATATTTTATTAGGATTAATTGTGGAACAGGCAAGTGGACTTGAATTCTCTGATTATGTTCAGAAAAACATTTTCAATAAAGCTGAAATGAAGCAGTCTGGATACTTTTCATTTGACTCCCTGCCGCCTAATACTGCATTAGGCTATATTGATAATCCTGATGGAACCTGGAAAACCAACATCTATTCTTTACCTGTAAAAGGTGGTTCCGATGGCGGTGCATTTGTAACAGCTAATGATATGGCTATACTATGGAACGCACTTTTAAATTACCAGCTTTTAAATGAAACTTATACTAATAAGCTCTTAACCATACATACACAAGTCAATGAAACTAGTTTCTATGGTTATGGTATTTGGATAAAGAAGACAACAGATAACAATATCCTAAAATACCATGTAATGGGTTACGATCCTGGTGTGAGCTTTCATTCTGCTTATTATCCTGACTTATCAATAAAGGTTGTTATTTGCTCCAATAAGTCGGATGGAGCATTTGAGATCATGAGTGGTATTGAACAGGAATTAACAATAGCAAACACCTTGTAA
- a CDS encoding cytochrome P460 family protein, whose translation MKRLIFHSLALMILILTACNSNNGTKGVSQQESSDESSEQASSGAGTSLVKFPENYEKGVLYTTVTRGNTYEELYTSREAIEAVQSGEPIPSGTVITLEIYQDEELDRIFVMEKRNGWADQNPADMRNGHWQYQEFTEDGSVNEEADIGRCFSCHANQERDDYVNTLDEMQDFDLDNIAGFNEGNTESQIAGIPIEEWEVKEVGNNLNAQKDEYELLADMSKEEMIQKALFMIHFNKENS comes from the coding sequence ATGAAACGTTTAATATTTCATTCCCTTGCATTGATGATCCTAATTCTTACGGCTTGTAACAGCAATAACGGCACAAAAGGAGTTTCACAACAGGAGTCATCTGATGAAAGTTCCGAGCAGGCGTCCTCTGGGGCTGGCACTAGCCTAGTCAAGTTCCCTGAAAACTACGAAAAGGGTGTACTCTACACAACTGTGACTCGTGGAAATACTTACGAAGAGCTTTACACGAGTCGTGAAGCAATCGAAGCTGTCCAAAGCGGAGAGCCAATCCCCAGCGGTACTGTTATTACACTTGAAATCTATCAGGATGAAGAACTTGATCGAATCTTCGTGATGGAAAAGCGGAATGGTTGGGCTGACCAGAACCCGGCTGATATGCGGAACGGCCATTGGCAATACCAGGAGTTTACAGAAGACGGGTCGGTGAACGAAGAGGCGGACATCGGTCGCTGCTTTTCCTGCCACGCAAATCAGGAACGGGATGATTACGTTAACACACTAGATGAGATGCAGGATTTTGATTTAGATAATATTGCTGGCTTTAATGAAGGAAATACTGAATCCCAAATCGCGGGTATTCCGATTGAGGAGTGGGAGGTAAAAGAGGTTGGCAATAATCTGAATGCTCAGAAGGATGAGTATGAGCTACTTGCAGATATGTCAAAGGAGGAAATGATCCAGAAGGCACTTTTTATGATTCATTTTAATAAGGAGAATAGCTGA
- a CDS encoding DUF4405 domain-containing protein, whose translation MLIRLVIDFSMTVLMLVAMAYHITGNAIHELIGVSLLVLFLVHNILNRRWYKTIFKGKHNVRRILSLAVNLLFLLSMTVVMVSSVPISQDIFPFTQINNDMILRQIHVLTSYWGFIFMAIHIGLSWGTILNAARKMTGITNPSIIRTITLRVIAVLIVVYGVQASFERDIVSKLTIYNPFGWGFDGSTSEFIFDYLSIMGIYIAGSHYALKIVQKQGKDRAHLR comes from the coding sequence TTGTTAATCAGACTAGTTATTGATTTTTCTATGACAGTTCTCATGTTAGTTGCGATGGCTTACCATATTACTGGGAATGCAATCCATGAACTGATTGGAGTTTCCCTGCTGGTATTGTTTCTTGTCCACAATATTTTAAACCGGAGATGGTATAAGACAATTTTTAAGGGAAAGCACAATGTCCGACGTATCCTAAGCTTAGCGGTCAATCTGCTTTTTCTTTTGTCCATGACTGTGGTGATGGTAAGCTCTGTACCTATATCCCAAGACATATTCCCATTTACTCAAATAAACAATGATATGATTCTGCGACAGATACATGTTCTGACTTCTTACTGGGGCTTTATCTTCATGGCTATACATATAGGATTGTCCTGGGGAACGATTCTCAATGCAGCGCGAAAAATGACTGGTATTACAAACCCAAGCATTATCCGGACAATTACGCTGCGTGTCATAGCTGTGTTGATTGTTGTTTATGGTGTCCAGGCATCTTTTGAGAGAGATATAGTTTCCAAGCTTACTATATATAATCCATTTGGTTGGGGCTTTGATGGGTCCACTTCGGAATTTATATTTGATTACTTATCTATAATGGGTATTTATATCGCTGGTTCACATTACGCTCTGAAAATTGTTCAGAAGCAGGGAAAAGATAGAGCTCACTTAAGGTAA
- a CDS encoding AraC family transcriptional regulator, whose product MSEQIHKYQGELAKLIKRHTGQDGGHGTAIPSLFFSHFSDAAGPFYGVHKPSLCIVVQGMKKVLLSQELYRYGPADYLVTSVNLPIIGQVTEASSQDPYLALKIEFTPNEILEVLGDFQIGVGKEENTKRGMYVNLIELPLLDAVARFVRLLDNPEDISILAPLIKKEIIYRVLQGRHGAALGQIAVEGSSTYQISDAIEHIMNNYDRAIRVEELAEIANMGVSSLHRLFKEVTAMSPIQFQKQLRLQEARHLLLTEAAGAADVAFRVGYESPSQFSSEYSRLFGLPPKEDIKRLKESYDQRKNA is encoded by the coding sequence ATGTCTGAACAAATCCATAAATACCAGGGTGAACTTGCCAAACTCATTAAGCGTCACACAGGTCAGGATGGTGGTCATGGGACTGCTATTCCGTCTTTATTTTTCTCTCATTTCTCTGATGCAGCCGGACCATTTTACGGTGTTCATAAACCTTCCTTATGCATCGTCGTTCAGGGTATGAAGAAGGTCCTGCTATCACAGGAGCTTTATAGGTACGGACCTGCCGATTACCTTGTTACGTCTGTTAACTTGCCAATTATCGGGCAAGTAACGGAGGCTTCTTCCCAGGATCCATATCTGGCTCTTAAAATTGAGTTTACGCCTAATGAAATTTTAGAAGTTTTAGGAGATTTTCAAATCGGTGTGGGTAAAGAAGAAAATACTAAGAGAGGGATGTATGTCAACCTGATAGAGTTACCTCTGTTGGACGCGGTAGCCAGATTTGTTCGCTTACTTGACAATCCTGAAGATATCTCGATCCTTGCTCCTCTTATCAAAAAGGAAATCATCTATAGGGTTCTACAAGGGCGGCACGGTGCTGCACTAGGGCAAATTGCAGTAGAAGGAAGTTCTACCTATCAAATTAGTGACGCAATCGAACATATCATGAATAATTACGACCGGGCTATTCGGGTGGAGGAGCTAGCGGAAATAGCCAATATGGGTGTTTCATCGCTTCATAGACTTTTTAAAGAGGTTACCGCAATGAGCCCCATACAGTTCCAAAAACAACTGAGACTGCAAGAGGCCAGGCATTTGTTATTAACTGAGGCAGCAGGTGCTGCTGATGTTGCATTCCGTGTCGGTTATGAAAGTCCATCGCAATTCAGCAGTGAATATTCCCGACTATTTGGTTTACCACCTAAAGAGGATATAAAACGCCTGAAAGAATCCTATGATCAAAGGAAAAACGCGTGA
- a CDS encoding aldo/keto reductase yields the protein MDKRKLGNSGLEVSAIGLGCMGMDHAYGQPADRKEMIKLIRKSVELGCNFFDTAVVYGESNEELLGEALAPVRDQVVIATKFGITGQEIVNDRPVNILNSKPQSIREQLVGSLNRLKVDSIDLYYQHRVDPDVEPETVAETMKKLMAEGKIKAWGLSNAPIDYMRRAHAVCPIAAIENQYSMMWREPEKELFDSCEELGIAFVAYSPLGNGFLSGKYTKDTKYEKGDFRSFMGRFKPEVMDHNQMLLEVIAKVAERKNATSAQVVLAWELAQKPFIIPIPGTTKLHRLEENLGGADIVLTIEELDSLNNALSKIDIDETHF from the coding sequence ATGGACAAGCGTAAATTAGGGAATAGTGGACTGGAAGTTTCCGCTATTGGACTCGGTTGTATGGGAATGGATCATGCTTATGGGCAGCCAGCAGATCGTAAAGAAATGATCAAACTAATTCGTAAATCTGTTGAACTTGGCTGCAATTTCTTTGATACTGCAGTGGTTTATGGAGAATCGAACGAAGAATTGTTAGGTGAAGCACTTGCACCAGTAAGGGATCAAGTCGTGATTGCAACGAAATTCGGAATTACTGGTCAAGAAATTGTAAATGATCGTCCTGTAAATATTTTAAATAGTAAACCACAATCAATTAGAGAACAATTAGTAGGTTCATTAAATAGATTAAAAGTTGATAGCATTGATTTATATTATCAACATCGTGTCGATCCCGATGTAGAACCAGAAACCGTGGCTGAAACGATGAAAAAATTAATGGCTGAAGGAAAAATTAAAGCATGGGGATTATCAAATGCACCCATTGATTACATGAGACGTGCACATGCTGTATGTCCGATTGCAGCTATTGAAAATCAATATTCAATGATGTGGCGTGAACCAGAAAAGGAACTATTTGATAGTTGTGAAGAGTTAGGGATTGCTTTTGTTGCGTACAGTCCATTAGGAAATGGTTTCTTAAGCGGAAAATATACAAAAGATACAAAGTATGAAAAAGGTGACTTCAGAAGTTTCATGGGAAGATTCAAACCTGAAGTGATGGATCATAACCAAATGTTATTAGAAGTAATTGCTAAGGTTGCTGAAAGAAAGAATGCAACATCTGCACAAGTTGTATTAGCATGGGAATTAGCTCAAAAACCATTTATTATTCCAATTCCAGGTACAACAAAGTTACACAGGTTAGAAGAAAACTTGGGCGGGGCTGATATTGTTTTAACAATTGAAGAGTTAGATAGCTTAAATAATGCTTTATCAAAAATTGATATTGATGAAACACACTTTTAA
- a CDS encoding aldo/keto reductase: MQKVMLNNGVEMPILGFGVFQMNDPKECEQSVYDALMAGYRLIDTAASYLNEEAVGRAIKRSGVPREDLFITTKLWVQDAGYESTKKAFAKSLERLQLDYLDLYLIHQPFGDIHGSWRAMEEMYREGKIKAIGVSNFHPDRLIDLIIHSEVVPAVNQVETHPFNQQIDSHNFMKENNVQIESWGPFAEGKNDIFQNDLLVSIAEKHNKSVAQVILRWLTQRGVVAIPKSVRKERIIENFDIFDFELSQVDMEKISTLDTKESLFFSHRDPEMVKWIGTRKLDI; this comes from the coding sequence ATGCAAAAAGTAATGTTGAACAATGGTGTTGAGATGCCTATACTCGGCTTTGGTGTTTTTCAAATGAATGATCCAAAAGAATGTGAACAGTCCGTTTACGATGCTCTTATGGCAGGCTATCGTCTAATTGATACGGCTGCCTCTTATCTAAATGAAGAAGCGGTGGGCAGAGCCATTAAGCGGAGTGGTGTGCCAAGAGAGGATTTGTTTATTACAACAAAACTTTGGGTTCAGGACGCTGGTTATGAGAGCACAAAGAAAGCATTCGCAAAATCACTAGAAAGACTACAATTGGATTATCTGGACTTGTATTTGATACATCAGCCATTTGGTGATATACACGGTTCTTGGCGTGCCATGGAGGAGATGTATCGCGAAGGTAAAATCAAGGCTATCGGTGTGAGTAACTTCCATCCAGACCGTTTGATTGATCTCATCATCCATAGTGAAGTGGTTCCTGCCGTAAACCAGGTTGAAACACATCCTTTCAATCAACAAATTGATAGTCATAACTTTATGAAAGAGAACAATGTTCAAATAGAGTCTTGGGGTCCATTTGCTGAAGGTAAAAATGATATCTTCCAGAATGACTTGCTAGTTTCAATTGCGGAAAAACATAATAAATCCGTTGCACAGGTGATTTTACGTTGGCTGACACAACGAGGAGTGGTTGCAATTCCGAAGTCAGTTCGTAAGGAAAGAATCATCGAAAACTTCGATATCTTTGATTTTGAATTGAGCCAAGTAGATATGGAGAAGATTTCTACTTTAGACACGAAGGAAAGCTTGTTCTTTTCTCACAGGGATCCTGAAATGGTAAAATGGATCGGTACTCGTAAACTTGATATTTAA
- a CDS encoding dihydrofolate reductase family protein has translation MSIEGKPRRIILDLAVTLDGFIEGVNGEVDWCIMDSDMGFIDFLHQIDTILYGRKSYELWGQFTPESDVTETEKALWDLVHSKQKYVFSRTIKGIDDKAIFINNQILEEVNKLKDKPGKDIWLYGGASLITTFIKLGLVDEFRLSVHPVVLGEGKPLFMDIQERLNLKLVHTRSFSSGVVQLIYHLNRD, from the coding sequence ATGTCTATAGAGGGAAAGCCAAGAAGAATCATATTAGATTTAGCCGTTACGTTAGATGGTTTTATTGAAGGGGTAAATGGAGAAGTTGATTGGTGCATAATGGACTCGGACATGGGGTTTATCGATTTCTTACATCAAATTGATACTATTTTATATGGGAGAAAGAGCTATGAATTATGGGGGCAATTTACTCCAGAAAGTGATGTTACAGAAACTGAAAAAGCCTTATGGGATTTAGTACATAGTAAACAAAAATATGTGTTTTCGAGAACTATAAAAGGGATCGATGATAAAGCTATATTTATAAATAATCAGATACTTGAGGAAGTTAATAAATTAAAGGATAAGCCAGGTAAAGACATCTGGTTATATGGTGGAGCCAGTCTTATTACAACTTTTATTAAGTTAGGGCTTGTAGATGAATTTAGATTATCTGTTCACCCTGTTGTTTTAGGAGAAGGAAAACCGTTGTTTATGGATATACAAGAGAGGTTAAATTTGAAATTGGTTCATACAAGATCATTCTCCTCTGGCGTTGTCCAGCTAATTTATCATTTGAATAGGGATTAA
- a CDS encoding MerR family transcriptional regulator produces the protein MTYSIGEFSKIVGLSEHTLRFYEKEGLIKVNRDHNNVRIYTDENRLWIESLLHLKNTGMSLKDMKQFAMWGHIGDETMEERLALLKNHRKKVVEEFEKLRQSLEHLDNKINFYENELGDCFSTN, from the coding sequence TTGACATATTCTATAGGAGAATTTTCTAAAATCGTGGGGTTAAGCGAACATACATTGAGGTTTTATGAAAAGGAAGGCTTAATAAAAGTAAACAGAGACCATAACAATGTCAGAATCTACACAGATGAAAATAGATTATGGATTGAATCTTTGCTCCACCTAAAAAATACGGGGATGTCACTAAAAGACATGAAACAATTCGCAATGTGGGGGCATATTGGGGATGAAACAATGGAAGAACGGTTAGCTTTACTTAAAAATCATAGAAAAAAAGTAGTAGAGGAATTTGAGAAGCTTCGTCAAAGTTTAGAGCATCTGGATAATAAAATTAATTTTTATGAAAATGAACTAGGAGACTGTTTCTCTACAAATTAA